The region CTCGATGATGTAGCGGGGATGTTTCCTGACCCTGACCCGGAAGTTGCCGACCTCGCCGTCGACCGACTCCACCTCGGAGCAGGTGTGGATGGTGACGTTCGGGTGCCGGGCCACCTCCACCATCTTCGGAGAGAGGATGCACATGGAGCAGTCGTTCGTGGGGAACGTCTTGTCGAGTTGGGCCATATGCCCGCCGATGGTCGGCTCGCGCTCGATGAGGTGCACGTGGATATTGTGGTCTGCAAGGTCGAGCGCGGCCTGGATGCCGGCGACCCCGGCGCCGATGACGACGACGTCAGCCATGGCGGTACCTCCCTGCGAGTTTGACGTACTCCCGTGCGTTCCGGACGATGCCCTCCTGCTGTTCGGGCGTCGTCTCCCTGACCGCTTTCCCGGGCACACCGAGGATCAGCGAGTTCGGGGGGATCTCCTTTCCTTCAGTCACCACGGCGCCGGCGCCGATGATGGAGCCCTCCCCCACCACCGCGCCGTTCAGGACGACGGCGCCCATCCCGACGAGCACCCGGTCACGGATGATGCAGCCGTGCAGGATGGCGCCGTGGCCGACCGAGACCTCAGCCCCGATGCTGACCGGAAACCCGGTCGTGGTGTGGACGACGGCGTTGTCTTGGATGTTCGAGCCCGCCCCCACTGTGATCCTGTCCTTATCGGCCCGGACCACGGCGCCGAACCAGATGCTCACATCGTCGGCGAGCGTCACGTCTCCGATGACTGTTGCGTTCTCCGCAATAAAGACGCGGTCTCCCACAACTGATCCACTCTCCATAGTATGTCTACTATTGGTTGCAACGATACAAAATGCTCTCCCCCGACGGCAATGATGGGGGCGTATGCCCCGGTGTTGTGCGGTTGTCGAGGAGGCACACGGTGGGTTTGGCTTCGGGGCTGGCGGGCGGGGTGTCAAACGTGATGGGGTCGGTACGGTGGACCGTGGCGAGAACTGCATCTGGGGTGGTGGCTCGCGGGGAGGGGGCGGGCCCCCCTCCCCTGCCCCTCCCCCTGAATGCGATGTTCGGTGGTAATCCGCGAGCGGGGATGTGTGACTGAAAGGCGGGAGTTTAAGCATCGCTAGTGCAATGATTCTCAATTACCGGCACTCCCAACGGAGGAGAGTGGCGATCTTTTTTCCCCACTCTCCGGGGGTTGCACCCCCGGGGGCTGGGGCTTTGAGGAGGAACGTACGGGTACCCGCCTGTGGGGAGGGGGTTACAGGTGGGATAGCAATCTGTAGGAATTGAGTCTGGACGCTGATGGCACGAGGTAGAGACAGGGGAGGGGGGCGAGCCCCCCTCGAAACTCTTCGAGTTTCTCATGCTCCCTTTGGTCGCACTCCCCGTCAGCCCCACCCCCCCATGGCGATGGCCACCACGGTCCACTGCACGGGGAGATCCTAGGGAAAGAGCCGGGTTCTGGCTAACCCCTGAACCCATCTGACCCCTCAGGGAAACCGCTGCCAGCACCACTCCTGGCGTGGCTTCCCGCTGGCCATCGCCATGACTGCCCTCGCCCCCGGGAGGGGGCGGGGAATCGACTGGCCGAGGGCAGGAGTTTGAGCACCGCTAGGTGCGATTGAGGAGCGCGAAGCGCGGGCGGGGTGGGGGTTGCCGGAGGGGA is a window of Methanoculleus sp. 7T DNA encoding:
- a CDS encoding gamma carbonic anhydrase family protein, coding for MESGSVVGDRVFIAENATVIGDVTLADDVSIWFGAVVRADKDRITVGAGSNIQDNAVVHTTTGFPVSIGAEVSVGHGAILHGCIIRDRVLVGMGAVVLNGAVVGEGSIIGAGAVVTEGKEIPPNSLILGVPGKAVRETTPEQQEGIVRNAREYVKLAGRYRHG